The segment ACAGACATTTTACTTCCAGTGTCACAAGTGGTATGGAATCCAGCGTTGTCCTCTGTAAATGTCTCCAGAAGACGCTCCACTGGCTGATGATGTGCATCCTCCAGTCCATGAAGGCTATGAAAGACTCCCAACAGCAGCAGGAGTACATCAGCATCATAGACGCCGCGAGTGTCGCCGCCCTCCACATAGCTGATAACACCACGGTACAGGCCTTGTTATACGTCGCCATGTCAGAGGATCAGGGTAAGGAACCACAGTGGTGTTCTCAGTACTTTCTTGATAAAGCTGTTGAAGCTGATTCAGTGAAGTAGAATCCTTGAAAAAAGTTGTAGAATGTATTTCTGTAATGTTTTAAGCAGATAGGTATTGATACACCAACAGTCTCTCTCAATGAAGGCGATGGAGCTATTTAGTTGTAACAGAGTCATAGAAAAAGGTTTTTAATGTACTGTACCTCAATTAAGTTATTTTACGTTacacaacatttgttttgtattgaTACACCTTACATATGTACCACTGTCTATATTTTTCTGTATTGCAGTTTGAGAGAGACAGGTTgtatttgtaatacatgtaaaaaaaatttctagacACATCTGTGGTAAAAAAGAATTGATTTCTCTTTATAACGGTAATCTGACATTTTCAATGATAATTGTGTTTTGTTGATGACAGGGAGTAGTATACATCTGGGGTTTTTTAACACACCTGTGTCATTGGCTGTATGTTTctgtaatgcagtataaaagataTGAATTGTACATGggttttttgataatttatgtgTCTAAGGTTTCTAACTATTTACAGATAACTTCCGCGATTATGAACAGGCGGTGATCAATGTGCGAGGTACCCTGAGCCAGCCGGTGTCTGACATGCTGCCCTCACAGACCAAACAGAAAGTACTGATAGCTCAGCAAACCATGTCAAAGTAAGACTAAATGGAAAGAACTGATAGCTCAGCAAACCATGTCAAAGTAAGACCAAACAGAAAGTACTAATAGCTCAGCAAACCATGTCAAAGTAAGACCAAACAGAAAGTACTGATAGCTCAGCAAACCATGTCAAAGTAAGACCGAATGTAAAGTACTGATAGCTCAGCAAACCATGTCAAAGTACCggtaaatgcatgtaaaacacatttatatattcatagTTTCCCTACTACAGAGTACATTTACCtgtaaaaaattaaagcaatttacctaaataaaaaaccaTTCTCTTTTCCACCTGTATCATTAACagtgtttttgttattttgagTGGAAGTATGTCCTTTGACTGaccatatacatgcacatgaaTATTTAATGCATATTGTAGACTACCAAAAGCCTTCATAAAGATAACACATTACTGTATCTGTTcgaataattatataattaacagAGTTCAAGACATGGCCCTACCCAGCCAGCCACTGTGCGAGGTGTCCCACCTAGGAATCTGTCCCACCATCAACACACTGGTCACTCTTGAGGCAGTGCTGAACCCCTCCAGTGACGTCCAGCCATTCATTGACCAGCTGTGTGTGTCAGAGAGACTCCTGGTAGGTCATTAGTGGGGGCACCCTGAGGGGGAACTAGTAGTCCCTTTTTCATTCTTCAATTGAAATTGGGACAGCAGAAGGGCTAACAGTCACCCTAGTCACATTTCTCTTACAATTTGATATAATGACTGTAAAGGTGATTGCTCTGTTGATTGGTGTTATCAGTGAcccaaaatgaaatatatcaacaGTTTGGTGTGAATTACACagccaggtacatgtatattgcaagGGTTGCtggggaaaaaaagaaattatgacaatatgaaatttttaccCATCATTTTCATAGGAGTGACACCTACTGGTCAATTTTATGTGTAATAAAATTTCTACAAGAAGTGGAAGGTCAAAGCACTAATGTaattattgatacatgtaccagtactgtttgattaaggtcagacgacacgttcctcgagaatcttttttgtatctcctcgtattaattaaagagttccaataaaaaaatattaattttataattactttaaaaatgattaaaatatacTTGAATTTGGTCATATGTGtacatggtcgagtggttagaaccgtggccgctcactgacagaagcgtataggttctagaggtcgtgagttcaaagccccgccccggcggagatatatttctaatttagtgaatttcgctgtgctgtagagtttatttttatatcagcaatgcaagtgtattttcaagaagattacttaggaaattgcatactctagtattttgcagaaatgcctggtaaggtaccctaattttttgcaagaaagcctgtcaaagtagtagtaaaccattaacaaattcctgggaaaagttatctaaaattgaggaaaatgtcgtctgaccttaaggggactttcattttattgaagCATCTTCCAAGACCTTCCCTTTACTGTGAGATTTTAAGGGCCTGCTTTATGGGATTAAACAACTGTGCAGACACCCCAGAGGAGTTGAAGTGGGCTGCTTTCACTTATCTCAAGGTATTTCATGTTCTCTGAACTGTATGAGGTTTATTTGTGGGAGAAAATTTGTCCCCAAAGATTCAAAAGTACATGTTCATGAAGGtacatttactttttttcaatttttaattgtcttGCGATTTCTTAAAAGATgactatttaaataatattaaaaacattttttgcagttaaattttgtttgtttgttttaatactATATATAGCAGAAAATAGCATCCAACAATCTAATTCAGTTACATTAAATGGGTTGATTACTATTGGTATATTTACTGCTGTGATAACTGACTTGAGTTTGTTATATTTACTGAAGCTGCCCCAGGCTCTGCGCTACATGAAACAACAGTCACCGAACCAAGACATTGGGGAGGACCTGTACCAAGGACTGAGTGAGCTCATGAACTCAGTGCCCCTCCTGGACCTCGTGGAAATCAAACTCAAGTGAGTCTCAGAGCTTAGTCAGTTGATATTagtacttattaggtttgttaaatttctgtaaacagtcagtaacaaacctaataagtgttttgttttgtcgaggaccctaaatttgatatgtaaacaacaaaagataatatatacTAATTAAATTCATATGCTTATTCTCTAATTTTGTACCTTTCTCGTCAGTCGTCTGTGCAATCCTGGATGCCATTGTATATAGGATCGTTttattacgtcacgggcaaaaGGGGagtcactctaaatattttggggcttaaaaattaaaggtatggttgaacgtttgtgtTAAAAATAAGCtaaaataacgttacgtccgccatgttgccaaataaattttaacgcctgccgtgtaaagaaatttataaggcaaccatgtgacgcgattcatccaatgatgtcgagacattctagtccgaggcaaaacaaacaaaaacagtgtACAATGTACTGGTACCTTAAAATCTTGTTTGTTGGAGGGTAATttgaagcaatttttaaaacaaagaggCTAAGGAAGCTGGATGGTAAAGAAATTACCTTTATCTGgcttaaactttgaaatatttttaaaattttggcaaTAAACTATTATTCagtgaagaaaaatattttagcattaaaatttgtacattttcctatatctttatacacagCTCTCCATCTAAAGGAGGTTAATATAGCCTTTAAATGGCCACGGCCATCCAGCCTTCCTAAGGTGGACATGATTATTTGGTAGCTAGATTGCAAACCTTACTTTACAAAGTATCAGTATTTATAATCACGTTTACAGAATGTCAAACTTCAAAAGGATTTAAATTCTTCTATATTTGGAAAAAATACAGGGGTATGATTACTCTAAGAAAGAACTAATAGTGACTTTCAAAGCTGAACAGTCATTAGAGTTTTCTTGGTTTGGCATATTGACTTAACAGATAGTtccatttatatacatgttttctgtaCGTGAAGGTGTGAATGCCTTAAGTTCTTGATTGGAGAATTCAGCAAAAACGATCTACTGGATAAAGCTCAGACACAACAACTCATGAACAGGAGGtaaaatacttgtacatgtgtataaattTACTTGAAATGCTTAGAGTAACCATGTACACCAATCAATGCTATATAATTTTTGCTGTTTTAATCTGGAAAATGTTTCGTAATAGAAGGTCATACAGGAGCAAATTTATTATAGGAATGTTTGCTGTAACCACGTTTTACTGTAATTAAGACTATTTATGAATGTCAATAGCCAGgtgtgtttaaatttttatttatgaattttaatagCTCGGTGTAccatcattttaatttcaggAGTGCTGACTGTGGGACCAAGATTGAAACAAGTAGCCATGCTTCACCGATTCAGATCATTCGCAATGAGCAGCAGCTTCCAAAAATCATTAAGGTTACCTTTAAGTATGGTGTTATCAGACCAGTGGCGGTCTCAGATGCTATTGGCTGTTTTGAATAGCGATTTCTGCAGCTTTAATAACGTTGTTCTATATTGAATTTGTCTACTGTCTTTTTTGATGTTTAGTTTATGGATAGCAAAAATAGGTCAATACGTGACCAGATTTACTAGATAGAAAGAAGAAAtagttaaaacatgttttaaagatGGAAAACGAATGCATTGTTATCAAATGTCTGTATTGATTTCTAGGCACAGTTGACCTAGTTTGCCACTATTCTTTATGAATGCTTTTAGCTATTGACTGTGGCTTCTGCACACTTTGTTTCTCATAACTTTGTTGATCTGTAGGCAGCTTTgattatatactgtatatatacatgattCAGAGAGACCAGTCATTCCTgtccaaaataaacaaaattgccAATTTTCCCAGAATTTAGATGCTGATCAAATGCTTGCCATCTCAAAAGAATGCCAAATGGATTTGAGGTGAAATCAGGAATGGCTGGTTGAATTTGCTTGCTGtgattgttttggttttttgcaGGGTCTGAGTAATTTCTCTCATCTTGACCCAGGAAAAGAAAGTGCTGTACGTCTATATTTTAGCTTTTTAAGCTCTTGGTGCCAGAGGCATTAGAGAGCTTTTCTGATCAGAACTTGTCTGGATAGTCAGTCATATCATTATGTATGTAAAGATTTTCTTATGCATCTAAATTTGAAAAGAGTATGACATTTCTATCTGCAAGGTTTTTGGTATccagattaattatttatttcaagttgcATTGAATTTGAAACTGCCAATGTTAATGCTATAAAGTGTTACAAGTGAGTATGGTAATCTGttatcattttcatatatttacagtATGTAATGTAGCTAATTTTTcattatacacatgtactaactctactttgaaatacatgtacaagaaaatgacattttcttcacagattttgtttcatttatgaacatgaatgatattttcatttacCTGGTAACATCCTgtaatatgaaaaattcaaattgtggaaaggaaaaaaattgcctttacaaaaaatcaataattactCTTTTTCAATGAATTAAGAATAGGTATATGCTTCTAGTTCTTTTGTATTTGTGTGTATGACTCTACTCTCACTAACTTCAACACTGTGTCTGCTCTGCATGCTTTACACTCTTACTACTTGGTGCCCACCCCAAGGTCATGTCAAGGTCACTGAAGTGTTCCTTCCTATTACTTCACAGACACTGGACAATGCTGACGCCTCTAAGACCCCAAGTGATATGATGAGTCTGTTGTGTCTGTTGACGTCGGGGAGGAACCTGGACTTTATCCTGGCTGTAGCGTCCTCTACTGGGAAACTTCTGGGACTGGCCAGCAAACTAGTCAAGTAGGTCACAAGAATGTGGGATAACCGTAGATGTAGGTCAATTATTTGGTCCAATCTCCCTGATATATCTATGTCAGAAATGAGGGATGTGATTGGCTGAGGAAGAAAAAGGAAGAAATATTAATTAGTTGTGGGTCTGCACTGATATCAAGACTGGCGGTGTTTTCACTTTCAAATCTGTTGAAATCAGTGTTTCTGCTGAAAAATCACATCCCTTTGAAATATCAAGGAACAATAGTTGCATTCATGATGGGGAAAGGTGAAGTATATAACctgtatatttttgttacatttatcaGGAAGACTTGTACAAACTGTTTTTTTTGTTCCAGGATTAATGAATTTGCAAAGCAGACCCAAGGAGAAATGGGGAAAATGGCCCAGACCAGAATCATGCTGTTTGACATTTCCTTTCTGATGTTGTGCCACATCTCCCAAGTCTATGGACTAGAGGTAAACTTGCAACTTTCAAagttcttatacatgtacttttttggCGTATGATTAGAAAAAGCCTATTACTGCATGTTCTTTCTCATGTACTTGTATTATTCTTAATTGCTCTTCCCATCTTGTTGTAGATAATTGCCCCATCCCCAGAATATTCTGATTCTTTTTTTGCCCATTGGGCCACTCGATGTCTACCAGAAGACGGGAAATACAAGTGTATTGATAACTTCACACCAACGGACCAAGGCAAGGTGGATTTACTGATCCAGCATCTCATCTCTGGTGTGGACGTGAACAAACTCAAGTAAGAAGACTAAAGGGATGAATTGTTAGGAAAAAACTTTTGTGTCtcctaaaattgaaaattgtcagctaaagttgaaaatgatataaattcaaatacGGTATAATAGCAGTTTAATTAAAAGTTCAATTTTCTAGTTGTGGTAATTTGTTCACACTTGCAAGTATTAGTaattttcactgtttatttgCAGCATTACAAGGATGAATGAGTATTGTTTGAACTTTCCGTTGGCTCTACAAGAGATTCTGATTGCCTGGGAGCATGGGGCCGTGTCTGCAGACTCTATCAAGGTCAAACTGACAGTGTCTGAACGCACTGTGTAACTCAGAAATGATTATAAAGTACCTTGGTTATTTATAGAATACAGTTTTGAACATACAGTATGTTTAATGTTCCCAACATACATACAGTGTACATGAGAACACCTTGcttttatacataaaaacaaatctatatatttacaataactcttGTTCTCAACATAATTATATCAACATGAAAGCACCTTGCTTTTATGCACAATAACCTTCTGAATTCATTGTAAATTCAGGTTCCCatcatacatttatatgtatattagaTCACCTTGTTTATTTATACACATACACTTCTAAGCAGGCAGTAAGTTGAtggtattttgttttcaacataGATGTATATTAAAGTGTCCTACTTACAAGTACCTACACGTACTATTGAATACATTGTAATTTTATGGTTCCCAATATTTATACGAGAGCACATTGCTTacttaacaatatttttctctattaaACAGATGATTATGGAGCATATTAAGAACAAAATGTGCTGCATTCCCATTGTGCTGTGTGCTTGGCTGTGCAGTTACATTAGTATGATCCCAGATAAAGCCAGGGAGAAGCCATTACAGATGATTCAAATGTTACAAACACCAGCAATGAATCCAGATCCTGACCTTAATTATAATGAAAGGTAATCACAATAATTAATATCTAATAAGTCATGTACCGTAGTACTATTGTAAagttgatttacatgtaattagattatactttgtattttttcaattgtGACTCATTAATAGATATATAGTAACTTGAATTTGTGCAAGTTtcaaaattacagaaaaatcATTCAGATTTCAGTTGTTTATCAAAAAACGTTCTGTTCATTCGTCTTTTATGACTTTTCAGGTCTCGACCATGCCCCATGAGCAGTCTagttcaattttatttaaagataaagtAATCACcagttgtaaaataaatataattggagttgtattgctttttttttaaaattcagatatGCTTTGATGACACCAATCCTTCACAAACTTATAAATGACATCTTACCAGTGTCGAAACGGGTGAACTACATCAACTATGTACCATCTGACAAGCTGCCGAGTGAGGTCATGGATGAATGCATCAAGGGAGTGTTTCGACGTGGTTGGCTGGACATGAAGTCTGTGCAGACGTTGGAGTATCTCCTTAATCTCTGCGGATCTGATTGGTTCTGTGACAGATGTATTGAGGTATCGTGTAATCCCACTTGATTAACCAATGTCTATTCATCAAACCCTtgaaattttttgttcattgtaGAGGTAACTACAGTACTGTACTTATTTTCCTAATTCCTTAGATTTATTACTACCGTATATTTAAGAAGATTTGCATATTTctgttaaatgtaaaaaaaaaaaaaattgtttgattaacTGGGAATACTAGACATAAATCTTAAATTTCATGTCAGTTGTAAAAATATGGCCAAAAGCTTGGTGTGAAATGTAAGACATCTGGTGGCATTTTACAAGCATGGAAATCTTTGCGTCTCTGATTTGACAGGCAATGTTGGAGAGCAGCCGCCTAGAGGACCTGATGAAGGCCCTGAGTCTGGTCTTTGCTATATTTCATATGGACCTGGAGCACATCACCCTCAGTCTTCTGTTCCACACCCTGCCCCGTCTCCTACAGACCACAGGGTACCACAACTTGCTTAGCGACCCCCGAGGAAACACTCTGGCCAAGCTCTCTGTTATGATTCTTGTGTCGGCCCAGAACTCAAAAAATGCTGAGAAAGGTGAAGTGAATATTAAACTCAGCCTTGTAGATTAATAGATCAATGAAATGatcaaattattattaaatattattaaaaaaaaaaaaaaggaattcaCAGATAatggcattttaaaaaattggcatCAATTGATATTAGATTTCATTTACTCATATGAATTAGATACTATCCCTCATTTGAGAAGAGGAAGAAAGAGATCTAGAAAGGAAGTTGAGCTAGAGGTCGGTTTAGTTTCTTTTCATGACATTTGTGTCTTTATTAAGATGTTTGCTAATGAATACAAACATCGCAATACTTTTCCAAAACACTGATTCATTACAATTATATAATGTATAGGACATGGAGGAAACTGAATGTAGACCAGTCAAGCGTAGCAAGTCTTCATCGTTGGAGCCTCAGCTGACATTGGACTCGGAAGGATTTAACTTTGGTGGGTAAATTCTTTAATCCTCCATTATAAGCAACTTGATCTAAATGTATAACAGAGATATCTATTGTCTCTATTGTGTCACTACTGTGCAGGTTTCAATGTTTTCTAAAAGCATCTGTGGATGTCATTAATAGTTTGTAATTTTATCCATGCAATAACCTCAAGCTTTTTGGGATTTcccttattacatgtacattgaccttatttttatgtctgacatatattaagatacatatatctattttatgtatgtaaatCCCTATTGCAGATTTTTTGACAGCCAAAGAAGA is part of the Magallana gigas chromosome 3, xbMagGiga1.1, whole genome shotgun sequence genome and harbors:
- the LOC105317688 gene encoding mediator of RNA polymerase II transcription subunit 24 isoform X2, with protein sequence MESSSISPVKPTSTSFASKVKALLMRAWRERWSDHQWGVHLKSVVNSCNGDSKELPEILLQQALVGPNPNALIIGYLQHIVLSQMIPPCSALNLIQKYDDISKPYCTIGLIELTDAIACNISVTSGMESSVVLCKCLQKTLHWLMMCILQSMKAMKDSQQQQEYISIIDAASVAALHIADNTTVQALLYVAMSEDQDNFRDYEQAVINVRGTLSQPVSDMLPSQTKQKVLIAQQTMSKVQDMALPSQPLCEVSHLGICPTINTLVTLEAVLNPSSDVQPFIDQLCVSERLLHLPRPSLYCEILRACFMGLNNCADTPEELKWAAFTYLKLPQALRYMKQQSPNQDIGEDLYQGLSELMNSVPLLDLVEIKLKCECLKFLIGEFSKNDLLDKAQTQQLMNRRSADCGTKIETSSHASPIQIIRNEQQLPKIIKTLDNADASKTPSDMMSLLCLLTSGRNLDFILAVASSTGKLLGLASKLVKINEFAKQTQGEMGKMAQTRIMLFDISFLMLCHISQVYGLEIIAPSPEYSDSFFAHWATRCLPEDGKYKCIDNFTPTDQGKVDLLIQHLISGVDVNKLNITRMNEYCLNFPLALQEILIAWEHGAVSADSIKMIMEHIKNKMCCIPIVLCAWLCSYISMIPDKAREKPLQMIQMLQTPAMNPDPDLNYNERYALMTPILHKLINDILPVSKRVNYINYVPSDKLPSEVMDECIKGVFRRGWLDMKSVQTLEYLLNLCGSDWFCDRCIEAMLESSRLEDLMKALSLVFAIFHMDLEHITLSLLFHTLPRLLQTTGYHNLLSDPRGNTLAKLSVMILVSAQNSKNAEKDTIPHLRRGRKRSRKEVELEDMEETECRPVKRSKSSSLEPQLTLDSEGFNFDFLTAKEDGETSPTFDTKDPLNKSLANLMRLMNALSQDSQVSPRMSFIINFVREAINCGSQNAKFTLQFMPPQMVSNLLKSVQGVFNNRHILQICDLSTSIGRKVATQAICQNSRLQGPANSAKTGTVNST
- the LOC105317688 gene encoding mediator of RNA polymerase II transcription subunit 24 isoform X1, with translation MESSSISPVKPTSTSFASKVKALLMRAWRERWSDHQWGVHLKSVVNSCNGDSKELPEILLQQALVGPNPNALIIGYLQHIVLSQMIPPCSALNLIQKYDDISKPYCTIGLIELTDAIACNISVTSGMESSVVLCKCLQKTLHWLMMCILQSMKAMKDSQQQQEYISIIDAASVAALHIADNTTVQALLYVAMSEDQDNFRDYEQAVINVRGTLSQPVSDMLPSQTKQKVLIAQQTMSKVQDMALPSQPLCEVSHLGICPTINTLVTLEAVLNPSSDVQPFIDQLCVSERLLHLPRPSLYCEILRACFMGLNNCADTPEELKWAAFTYLKLPQALRYMKQQSPNQDIGEDLYQGLSELMNSVPLLDLVEIKLKCECLKFLIGEFSKNDLLDKAQTQQLMNRRSADCGTKIETSSHASPIQIIRNEQQLPKIIKGLSNFSHLDPGKESATLDNADASKTPSDMMSLLCLLTSGRNLDFILAVASSTGKLLGLASKLVKINEFAKQTQGEMGKMAQTRIMLFDISFLMLCHISQVYGLEIIAPSPEYSDSFFAHWATRCLPEDGKYKCIDNFTPTDQGKVDLLIQHLISGVDVNKLNITRMNEYCLNFPLALQEILIAWEHGAVSADSIKMIMEHIKNKMCCIPIVLCAWLCSYISMIPDKAREKPLQMIQMLQTPAMNPDPDLNYNERYALMTPILHKLINDILPVSKRVNYINYVPSDKLPSEVMDECIKGVFRRGWLDMKSVQTLEYLLNLCGSDWFCDRCIEAMLESSRLEDLMKALSLVFAIFHMDLEHITLSLLFHTLPRLLQTTGYHNLLSDPRGNTLAKLSVMILVSAQNSKNAEKDTIPHLRRGRKRSRKEVELEDMEETECRPVKRSKSSSLEPQLTLDSEGFNFDFLTAKEDGETSPTFDTKDPLNKSLANLMRLMNALSQDSQVSPRMSFIINFVREAINCGSQNAKFTLQFMPPQMVSNLLKSVQGVFNNRHILQICDLSTSIGRKVATQAICQNSRLQGPANSAKTGTVNST